From Clavelina lepadiformis chromosome 9, kaClaLepa1.1, whole genome shotgun sequence, the proteins below share one genomic window:
- the LOC143470675 gene encoding synaptic vesicular amine transporter-like, producing MQSSNTLGVVILLCVLSLTYNLSITTISIIPSVLWKSHLESHPYLYNASNNGITTTEGDMLQSIEDARKAFIATQGVKISSIFICKMAVQVVTDLFVGPLVHRIGYKVPMFAGTVVMTLSAIGFALAKSYPALFVSVAIQGIGASCNVVGGMTMLVSTVTDKNQRRHVIRLSLSSILLRVAIVPWSEEIVGTFQDKIVKLCIVTALIALHGLFLLLFNIPKIERNEKAKQPVALLPLLNDNDFSRAGVILVVIGLVLGTLTKSCSSSEVSTQTLDGNNIGLVHSYRRINFVPTFVEVIFHKLVDHYTYDRVCLGCH from the exons ATGCAATCTAGCAACACACTAGGTGTGGTTATCTTGCTCTGCGTTTTGTCTCTCACTTACAATCTTTCAATAACAACAA tttcaaTAATTCCTTCTGTCCTGTGGAAAAGTCATTTGGAGTCACATCCATATTTATACAATGCAAGCAATAACGGTATTACAACGACCGAAGGTGATATGTTACAAAGTATAGAAGACGCGAGGAAAGCGTTCATCGCTACGCAGGGTGTGAAAATTTCCTCCATTTTTATCTGCAAAATGGCCGTCCAAGTCGTTACTGATTTGTTTGTCGGTCCATTGGTTCACAGGATCGGATACAAGGTTCCCATGTTTGCTGGGACCGTTGTTATGACGTTATCTGCCATAG GTTTTGCACTGGCCAAGTCGTACCCTGCCCTATTTGTATCGGTCGCCATTCAAGGCATCGGTGCTTCATGTAACGTGGTGGGCGGGATGACCATGCTGGTCAGTACTGTCACCGACAAGAATCAAAGAAGACACGTGATTAGATTGTCTTTGTCATCAATATTACTTCGAGTGGCAA TCGTACCATGGAGTGAGGAGATTGTGGGAACTTTTCAAgataaaattgtaaaactttgcattgttACTGCCTTGATTGCTTTACATGGTTTATTCCTGCTGCTTTTTAATATTCCGAAGATTGAAAGGAATGAAAAA GCAAAGCAGCCTGTGGCCTTATTGCCTTTGCTCAATGACAACGACTTTTCAAGAGCTGGGGTAATTCTGGTTGTAATAGGCTTAGTGCTGGGAACGTTAACTAAGTCATGTTCA TCGTCCGAGGTTTCCACTCAGACGTTGGATGGGAACAATATTGGGCTTGTTCACAGCTACCGTCGGATTAACTTCGTTCCCACTTTCGTTGAG GTTATTTTCCATAAACTCGTCGACCATTACACTTACGATCGGGTTTGTCTCGGTTGCCACTAA